One window of Anas platyrhynchos isolate ZD024472 breed Pekin duck chromosome 11, IASCAAS_PekinDuck_T2T, whole genome shotgun sequence genomic DNA carries:
- the PGPEP1L gene encoding pyroglutamyl-peptidase 1-like protein isoform X1 — MDSKSTVVVTGFGPFRQHLVNSSWEAVKELSKRGLGKTIDLRIMELPVVYQKAKEQVLKIWTTLQPLLTVHVGLASSAKAIIILEQCGKNKGYKEMDACGFHPEGGCCMLDGPEKIESTINMKTLWKNISVEGIDIIFSRDAGRYICDYTYYASLYYGNGRAAFIHVPPLSKSVTADSLGKALQTIILEMLKQCGEERE, encoded by the exons ATGGATTCAAAATCCACTGTGGTTGTAACTg gttTTGGTCCCTTTAGACAACACCTGGTTAATTCTAGCTGGGAAGCAGTGAAG gAGCTGTCCAAGAGAGGCCTTGGTAAAACCATAGATCTCCGTATCATGGAACTGCCAGTGGTTTACCAAAAAGCAAAGGAGCAAGTCCTCAAGATATGGACAACTCTTCAGCCACTA CTTACTGTTCATGTTGGGCTGGCTTCATCCGCCAAAGCAATCATCATCCTTGAGCAGTGTGGGAAGAACAAAGGCTACAAAGAGATGGATGCTTGTGGTTTTCACCCAGAAGGTGGCTGTTGCATGCTAGATGGTCCGGAAAAGATTGAATCTACAATTAATATGAAGACTCTCtggaaaaacatttcagtgGAAGGGATTGATATAATCTTTTCCAGAGATGCGGGAAG GTATATCTGTGATTACACCTATTACGCTTCTCTGTATTATGGCAATGGAAGAGCAGCTTTCATCCATGTGCCTCCATTATCCAAATCGGTAACAGCAGACTCTCTAGGAAAAGCATTACAGACAATTATCTTAGAAATGTTAAAACAGTGCGGGGAAGAAAGAGAGTAA
- the PGPEP1L gene encoding pyroglutamyl-peptidase 1-like protein isoform X2, with the protein MDSKSTVVVTGFGPFRQHLVNSSWEAVKELSKRGLGKTIDLRIMELPVVYQKAKEQVLKIWTTLQPLLTVHVGLASSAKAIIILEQCGKNKGYKEMDACGFHPEGGCCMLDGPEKIESTINMKTLWKNISVEGIDIIFSRDAGRYICDYTYYASLYYGNGRAAFIHVPPLSKSSLQKTNNPMLDG; encoded by the exons ATGGATTCAAAATCCACTGTGGTTGTAACTg gttTTGGTCCCTTTAGACAACACCTGGTTAATTCTAGCTGGGAAGCAGTGAAG gAGCTGTCCAAGAGAGGCCTTGGTAAAACCATAGATCTCCGTATCATGGAACTGCCAGTGGTTTACCAAAAAGCAAAGGAGCAAGTCCTCAAGATATGGACAACTCTTCAGCCACTA CTTACTGTTCATGTTGGGCTGGCTTCATCCGCCAAAGCAATCATCATCCTTGAGCAGTGTGGGAAGAACAAAGGCTACAAAGAGATGGATGCTTGTGGTTTTCACCCAGAAGGTGGCTGTTGCATGCTAGATGGTCCGGAAAAGATTGAATCTACAATTAATATGAAGACTCTCtggaaaaacatttcagtgGAAGGGATTGATATAATCTTTTCCAGAGATGCGGGAAG GTATATCTGTGATTACACCTATTACGCTTCTCTGTATTATGGCAATGGAAGAGCAGCTTTCATCCATGTGCCTCCATTATCCAAATCG TCTTTGCAGAAAACCAATAACCCCATGCTGGATGGATGA
- the PGPEP1L gene encoding pyroglutamyl-peptidase 1-like protein isoform X3, protein MDSKSTVVVTGFGPFRQHLVNSSWEAVKELSKRGLGKTIDLRIMELPVVYQKAKEQVLKIWTTLQPLLTVHVGLASSAKAIIILEQCGKNKGYKEMDACGFHPEGGCCMLDGPEKIESTINMKTLWKNISVEGIDIIFSRDAGSLCRKPITPCWMDECLIYGLL, encoded by the exons ATGGATTCAAAATCCACTGTGGTTGTAACTg gttTTGGTCCCTTTAGACAACACCTGGTTAATTCTAGCTGGGAAGCAGTGAAG gAGCTGTCCAAGAGAGGCCTTGGTAAAACCATAGATCTCCGTATCATGGAACTGCCAGTGGTTTACCAAAAAGCAAAGGAGCAAGTCCTCAAGATATGGACAACTCTTCAGCCACTA CTTACTGTTCATGTTGGGCTGGCTTCATCCGCCAAAGCAATCATCATCCTTGAGCAGTGTGGGAAGAACAAAGGCTACAAAGAGATGGATGCTTGTGGTTTTCACCCAGAAGGTGGCTGTTGCATGCTAGATGGTCCGGAAAAGATTGAATCTACAATTAATATGAAGACTCTCtggaaaaacatttcagtgGAAGGGATTGATATAATCTTTTCCAGAGATGCGGGAAG TCTTTGCAGAAAACCAATAACCCCATGCTGGATGGATGAATGCCTCATCTACGGATTGCTGTAG